In the Natronobacterium texcoconense genome, one interval contains:
- a CDS encoding glycosyltransferase family 2 protein: protein MELSAVVSTLNDRERLLSCLDALEKRTPPSTEIIVVNGPSSDGTSGVVRERDDVDVLVEISERNPNVSRNAGLGVASGDVVAFLDGEYAVEAGWHSAIERTLENGADVVTGPVTGEDRFGGADPRRPRTVAGRDVTLFDGDNVAFDRTVLKALDGFDEYLEVGGARDCAHRVAGLGFEVDWAMEMAVCREVGTDGGRTDPAFDPAADWGAVYRSLAYRLAKNYGPRPNVVVRTVGSALRDGVGTVREVVSGDETPTDWLSNGTDVAANAGSGLRDGIRARYSDRSAQRNPYGLSARHDRAVRMYDRR from the coding sequence ATGGAGCTCTCGGCAGTCGTCTCGACGCTCAACGACCGAGAGCGACTGCTGTCGTGTCTCGACGCCCTCGAGAAGCGGACGCCACCGTCGACGGAAATTATCGTCGTCAACGGTCCGTCCTCCGACGGGACCAGTGGGGTCGTCCGCGAGCGAGATGACGTCGACGTCCTCGTCGAAATCTCCGAGCGCAACCCGAACGTCTCCCGGAACGCCGGTCTGGGCGTCGCTTCCGGTGACGTCGTCGCGTTTCTCGACGGCGAGTACGCCGTCGAAGCCGGCTGGCACAGCGCCATCGAACGAACGCTCGAGAACGGTGCGGACGTCGTCACCGGGCCGGTGACCGGCGAAGACAGGTTCGGCGGCGCCGATCCTCGCCGACCCCGGACCGTCGCCGGGCGAGACGTGACGCTCTTCGACGGCGACAACGTCGCGTTCGATCGAACCGTGCTCAAGGCACTCGACGGCTTCGACGAGTACCTCGAGGTCGGTGGCGCACGGGACTGTGCCCACCGCGTTGCGGGACTGGGATTCGAGGTCGACTGGGCGATGGAGATGGCGGTCTGTCGCGAGGTGGGAACCGACGGCGGGCGGACCGATCCCGCCTTCGATCCAGCAGCCGACTGGGGGGCGGTCTACCGATCGCTGGCCTATCGTCTCGCGAAAAACTACGGGCCGCGACCGAACGTCGTCGTCCGGACGGTCGGGAGTGCGCTCCGCGACGGGGTCGGCACCGTTCGCGAAGTCGTCTCCGGCGACGAGACACCCACGGACTGGCTGTCGAACGGGACCGACGTCGCCGCCAACGCCGGCAGCGGGCTACGTGATGGAATCCGAGCCCGCTACAGCGACCGGTCGGCTCAGCGCAATCCGTACGGCCTCTCGGCCAGACACGACCGGGCAGTGCGGATGTACGACCGGCGATAG
- the thsA gene encoding thermosome subunit alpha, translated as MFIMSEDSQRTQGRDAQSSNIMAGKAVAESVRTTLGPRGMDKMLVDSSGEVVITNDGATILDEMDIEHPAAQMIVEVAETQEEEVGDGTTTAGVIAGNLLGEAEDLIEQDVHATTIVEGYHEAARIALEAIDEQVQEAEVDDDVLKQVAESSMTGKGTGGLTAESLAETVVEAVRHVESDDGVARDNVTVHTQIGASSNATELVPGIVVDEDPAHDGMPDEVEDASIAILDVELDVRTGDVDAEYAIDSIDQLNAAIDAEESELQGYAETIAESGADVVFTTDDVADRVAAALAREDVLVFDSLSDSDAKDIASATGARRVGALDDLEEEDFGEADRVRSENFGDDDLAFVEGGAAAEAVTVFVRGGTEHVVDELERAIGDALDVAATALESGEVVPGAGATEIAIADKVRQEAAGIEGRKQLAVDAFADAIDVVPRTLAANTGRDPIDSLVDLRAAHESEGRAGLITSGEEVTIDDPFEYGVVDPADVKREAIESATEAATMIARIDDVIAAE; from the coding sequence ATGTTCATCATGAGCGAGGACAGCCAGCGAACCCAGGGCCGGGACGCCCAGTCGTCCAACATCATGGCCGGCAAAGCAGTCGCCGAGTCGGTACGGACGACGCTTGGCCCCCGTGGGATGGACAAGATGCTCGTCGACTCCAGCGGGGAGGTCGTCATCACGAACGACGGGGCGACCATCCTCGACGAGATGGACATCGAGCATCCCGCGGCCCAGATGATCGTCGAAGTCGCCGAAACCCAGGAGGAAGAGGTCGGCGACGGCACGACGACTGCGGGCGTGATCGCTGGCAACCTGCTCGGTGAAGCCGAGGACCTGATCGAGCAGGACGTCCACGCGACGACGATCGTCGAAGGCTACCACGAGGCCGCTCGCATCGCTCTCGAGGCGATCGACGAGCAGGTCCAGGAGGCCGAGGTCGACGACGACGTGCTCAAACAGGTCGCCGAATCCAGCATGACCGGCAAGGGTACCGGCGGCCTGACCGCCGAGTCGCTGGCCGAGACGGTCGTCGAGGCCGTCCGCCACGTCGAGAGTGACGACGGCGTCGCCCGCGACAACGTCACCGTTCACACCCAGATCGGTGCGTCCTCGAACGCGACCGAACTCGTCCCCGGCATCGTCGTCGACGAGGATCCCGCCCACGACGGCATGCCCGACGAGGTCGAGGACGCCTCGATCGCGATCCTCGACGTCGAACTCGACGTCCGCACCGGCGACGTCGACGCCGAGTACGCCATCGACTCGATCGACCAGCTCAACGCCGCTATCGACGCTGAAGAGAGCGAACTGCAGGGCTACGCCGAGACCATCGCCGAGAGCGGTGCCGACGTCGTCTTCACGACCGACGACGTCGCCGACCGCGTCGCCGCCGCGCTCGCTCGAGAGGACGTCCTCGTCTTCGACAGCCTGAGCGACAGCGACGCCAAGGACATCGCCTCCGCGACCGGTGCCCGCCGCGTCGGAGCCCTCGACGACCTCGAGGAGGAAGACTTCGGCGAGGCCGACCGCGTTCGCTCGGAGAACTTCGGTGACGACGACCTCGCGTTCGTCGAGGGTGGCGCGGCTGCCGAGGCCGTCACCGTCTTCGTCCGCGGTGGCACCGAACACGTCGTCGACGAACTCGAGCGCGCCATCGGTGACGCTCTGGACGTCGCTGCGACGGCGCTCGAGTCCGGCGAAGTCGTCCCCGGCGCCGGCGCGACCGAGATCGCAATCGCGGACAAGGTCCGCCAGGAGGCCGCCGGTATCGAGGGCCGCAAGCAGCTGGCCGTCGACGCCTTCGCGGACGCAATCGACGTCGTCCCGCGAACGCTGGCCGCGAACACCGGCCGTGACCCCATCGACTCGCTCGTGGACCTCCGTGCCGCCCACGAGTCCGAGGGCCGTGCCGGTCTGATCACCAGCGGCGAGGAAGTCACCATCGACGATCCGTTCGAGTACGGCGTCGTCGACCCGGCTGACGTCAAGCGCGAGGCCATCGAGAGCGCGACCGAAGCCGCGACGATGATCGCGCGCATCGACGACGTCATCGCTGCCGAGTAA
- a CDS encoding DUF368 domain-containing protein yields MGYNLDGRVVDRLELLKVYTYGLCMGTADALPGVSGGTVALLLGFYGRLIAAITSLTPRRGLDVLRGYDPDRRTRAREALLEMDLQFLLPLGVGMVTAVALIAGAVSALAESNPIALFGFFTGLIAASAVVLFRSLPFRSLQHALAASAGTVLALLVASGVVELPGSGALLIFLSGALAISAMILPGISGALILILLGQYVFLSDQLTAFLGSLGALVSGNGTLEGVIGPGTTVVLFVTGGFLGLVTIARIVRRALDYRRELTLLFLVGLIAGSVPAPLHNVGEVYAWTTDIVLLTGGWAIVGAVALFGLDALAGGFDPE; encoded by the coding sequence ATGGGGTATAACCTGGACGGTCGAGTCGTCGACCGACTCGAGTTACTCAAGGTGTACACCTACGGGCTCTGTATGGGGACGGCCGACGCGCTCCCCGGCGTCTCCGGCGGCACCGTCGCCCTGCTGCTTGGCTTCTACGGTCGGCTGATCGCAGCCATTACGTCCCTGACGCCGAGACGTGGCCTCGACGTCCTCCGGGGATACGATCCGGACCGTCGAACGCGAGCGCGAGAGGCCCTGCTCGAGATGGATCTGCAGTTCCTGCTGCCGCTCGGCGTCGGGATGGTGACGGCCGTCGCGCTCATCGCCGGTGCGGTCTCCGCACTCGCGGAGTCGAACCCCATTGCGCTCTTCGGCTTCTTTACGGGGCTGATCGCCGCGTCCGCGGTCGTCCTCTTCCGGAGCCTGCCGTTTCGCTCCCTCCAGCACGCTCTCGCAGCCAGCGCCGGTACCGTACTCGCGTTGCTCGTCGCCAGTGGCGTCGTCGAACTGCCGGGCAGCGGTGCACTCCTGATCTTCCTCTCGGGCGCGCTAGCGATCAGCGCGATGATCCTGCCGGGCATCTCCGGCGCGCTCATCCTGATCCTGCTCGGCCAGTACGTCTTCCTCTCGGATCAACTGACGGCGTTTCTCGGCTCCCTCGGAGCGCTCGTATCGGGGAACGGGACGCTCGAGGGCGTGATCGGCCCCGGAACGACGGTCGTCCTGTTCGTCACGGGTGGGTTCCTCGGACTCGTAACGATCGCGAGAATCGTCCGTCGAGCCCTCGATTACCGGCGGGAGCTAACGCTGCTTTTCCTGGTCGGACTGATCGCCGGATCGGTTCCGGCACCGCTTCACAACGTCGGCGAAGTCTACGCCTGGACGACCGATATCGTCCTGCTGACCGGTGGCTGGGCGATCGTCGGCGCCGTCGCCCTGTTCGGACTGGACGCTCTCGCTGGCGGGTTCGACCCGGAGTGA
- a CDS encoding amidohydrolase family protein — protein sequence MLELEHGFRVVDVYTTLALDEREGESRTRRPGRTITPDRLEREMHQAGITRSIVFPPARRETSYVAPNNGVARHSVDRPFVAFARIRGTRHSEHTTTGRLRNAVNRPTDDHTTPEDVEMYAYDDRFHGFVLDPTVDDYPDEDLLETLEDVGLPLVVHGGADAPPNALADALLGREFPVIVAHFGGHPLDRKLMHTMVDLLEKYDDCYLETSFVRYRDVLERAVLEHPDRVLFGSGAPASHPNVAVMETLTLDVSEDLLRRIFSKNACRVIDVLSPDATSWQ from the coding sequence ATGCTGGAACTGGAACACGGGTTTCGGGTCGTCGACGTCTACACCACGCTGGCGCTCGACGAACGGGAAGGGGAATCCCGAACCCGGAGACCGGGACGGACGATTACGCCCGATCGACTCGAGCGTGAGATGCACCAGGCGGGGATCACGCGGTCGATCGTCTTCCCGCCTGCCAGACGCGAGACGAGCTACGTCGCACCGAACAACGGCGTCGCTCGTCACAGCGTCGATCGGCCGTTCGTCGCGTTCGCCCGGATCAGAGGAACCCGACACTCGGAACACACTACGACTGGCCGCCTTCGAAACGCCGTCAACCGGCCAACGGACGACCACACCACGCCGGAAGACGTCGAAATGTACGCCTACGACGACCGATTTCACGGCTTCGTCCTCGACCCCACGGTCGACGACTACCCCGACGAGGACCTCCTCGAGACCCTCGAGGACGTCGGACTCCCGCTGGTCGTTCACGGGGGTGCCGACGCACCGCCGAACGCGCTGGCCGACGCCCTGCTCGGCCGCGAGTTCCCCGTGATCGTCGCTCACTTCGGCGGGCACCCGCTCGACCGCAAACTCATGCATACGATGGTCGACCTCCTCGAAAAGTACGACGACTGTTACCTCGAGACGAGTTTCGTCCGCTATCGCGACGTCCTCGAGCGAGCCGTACTCGAACACCCCGATCGAGTCCTGTTCGGCAGCGGTGCACCGGCAAGCCACCCGAACGTCGCCGTCATGGAGACGCTCACTCTCGACGTCTCCGAGGACTTGCTCCGGCGGATCTTCTCGAAGAACGCGTGTCGCGTGATCGACGTGCTGTCACCGGACGCGACGAGCTGGCAGTGA
- a CDS encoding HalOD1 output domain-containing protein produces the protein MSGSAPADRLTPIDDTAGRTIYYDSDSETYHTWCVDGEYEPATTAVLMAVTSIRGVGPDELEALSERVDPDALNTLVTHWQADSRTVEGELSFPFAGCSVTVRSNGEIVIEPDGVPTQK, from the coding sequence ATGTCCGGATCAGCACCCGCGGATCGACTGACCCCGATCGACGACACTGCCGGACGAACCATCTACTACGACAGCGACAGCGAAACCTATCACACGTGGTGTGTAGATGGGGAGTACGAGCCGGCGACCACGGCGGTCCTCATGGCCGTTACGTCGATCCGTGGCGTCGGTCCGGACGAACTCGAGGCGCTCTCGGAGCGTGTCGATCCGGACGCGCTGAACACGCTGGTCACACACTGGCAAGCGGACAGCCGAACGGTCGAGGGAGAACTCTCGTTTCCGTTCGCCGGTTGTTCGGTGACTGTTCGGTCGAACGGCGAAATCGTCATCGAACCTGACGGCGTTCCGACCCAAAAGTAG